The Leptolyngbya iicbica LK DNA window CGAGAGCTTGGCAAAGGTTTTGCCCTTCACCGCGTCAACCCGTGCTTTTTGGCGCTTAATATTCGCCCATTTACTATGACCAGCCATACTCGCAATTACGCAGCTTTGAAACAGTGGCAACGTGGCGATGGCACCAGGTTCCATCGCTCAGTTCCGGCAGGATGAAACGGCTGTGGCGAGCCTCCACCCCTGTTGCCTCAGGATACCCGATCGCCGAATCGCCCCGAAATTTCCCGTCGTCGGCAGGGGCGATCGCGTTGCTCCGCTACAGTCCGGCAGCCCGCCGGGCCGCGCCAATCAGCCCCACCTGGGGATTGAGGACAATGTGTACGGGCACCGCCTCTAGCAGCTTGCTGACCCGCCCTTTATGAATGAACGCATCGAGAAAACTGCCCGCCGTCATCAGCGACAAATTTTTGGCGGCGATGCCCCCGGCGACGTACAACCCGCCATAGGGCAACAGCTTAAGGGCCAGATTTCCCGCTTCTGCACCGTAGGCCCCCACAAACAAATTCATGGTTTGCACCGCTAGGCTATCGGTGCCCTGCTGCGCCGCTTGGGAAATCGCCGCCGCCGGATCTACGGTTTTGGTCTGACCCGCTTCTCTTTCCCAGGTTTCGACCACTTCGGCGAGTTCTGCCGTGCCGTGGGCGATGCCGCGATCGCGCAAAAACTGGTAAATCGCCACGACCCCCTGCCCCGACACCACCCGTTCGGCAGACACTCGCGTGATCTGGTGTTTGTCCAGCAAATATTTCAACAGCTGAAATTCCAGCTCGGAGCGGGGGGCAAAGTCCGCGTGCCCCCCTTCGGACGGAAAGACCCGAAACATCTCACCCTGTTTAATCAGAAAGCCTTGGCCTAAGCCCGTGCCCGCCCCAATGATGGCGATCGGTGCCTGGTCGTCTGGGGTGCCCGCTTGCAGGGTATGCAGATCATCCGGCTCAAGGCCCAACACGCCATACCCGATCGCGGCAAAATCGTTGATGAGTTCCGTGGCCTCAAGTTCCAGGTCGCGAGCGAGGCGATCGCCATCCAGATTCCACGTCAGGTTAGTGAGCTTCGAGGCATTGTTAACCACCGGCCCCGCGATCGCAAAGCAGGCCCGAGTGGGTTTACCAAAGTCTGCCCCCTGTTCCTGGGCGGTCGCCAAAAAGGTTTCCACCATTGGCACCAAATCAGGAAAGTCCTTCGAGACATATTCCCGTTCATAGCAGGTTTGTAAGTGGGCAGCATCCGCCCCTACCAACCGCAAAATGGTTTTGGTGCCGCCAATGTCTCCCGCCAGGAGGTACCTCATCTCTTTACCTCAGTCGATTAATGCCTTGCTGTGACAGTAACACTAGACCCCGCAGTTATGGCGGTGCTTTCCTCAAGGACTGGCCCTGCATCGGCTCAGTGGCCAAGACGTTTAACCGATACCGACAGTCATCAGCGCTTTTGATGGTTAGGCCAGTCCAGATGAGTTGAAAAAAGGAACTGCTCGGCGTTCGCGTAATCGGACGCCGGACGAAAGCCCTGCATGACTGCTGGGAGCAGGCAGGGGTTTGTGTTTCAGAGAGACTTACCGAATCGTCACCGTGGGACGACTATTAAAGAGGCGGGAGGCAATGGTTCGAGCCAAAGGTTTAAGCGCTGACGGTCACGGCGATCGCAATGACCAGCATTGCCACAGTAAAGACCCCCGTGGAAGCCACAAACGCGAGTTGCCGAGTTGGCATACCCCGGCCCAAGACAAATGCCAGCAACGCCAACGCCGCCGCCATAAATAGCTTGCTAAAGAAGGGGTGATATGGCAGCAGCAGGCATAAACACAACAACAGCAGATGGGCGGCGATCGCATCAATCACCAGCTCAAAGCGCTGCCAATAAATGAGATAAATCGCCTTAGCCTCAGCCTGAAAGGGGAGTTGCGATCGTCGCCGCCAACAACGCCAACCGTCGAGCATCAGATAGCCAAGGCTCGTGGTCACCACCGCCCAAAACGGCATCCACTCCATCATGTCTCTTTCCACAGCGCTGATGGTCGGCGGCCAAACCGTCGCCACCAAAATCTGTAGCAAAATCCCAATGCCAATCGTGACCGAGAGAAACATCAGGTCGCAGGCCAGCGTGAGCACCACCGCTTCTGGATTTGGCGGTCGGGGTGGCTCCGGCCCAAAGAGAATGGGGGGCGGCGGTGGCGGATAGGTTGGCCGCGGCGGGGGCGGTGGCGGCGGGGGATAGGTGGGTGGCGGCGGCGGGGGAATTTGCATGGCAGTGCAAAACAGTGAAGGGAGGGGCTATTCACTATTACGCTGGGGCTGACCAAAATCCTGATAGTTTCAGCTGCCAACAGCGTGGCAAACCTGTTCCAGCTCAACCCCGTTGATCCGCATCCCCGAGCGGGTTGCCAGGAGCGTATCCTGTGACTGTTCGATGAGCTTGCACCGTTCAGAATGACTGGCACTCAACCCTATTGCTTGCCAGTCGGTTCGGGAACTCAGCACGAAGTCAGTTGCTCAAGACGAACCGCTCCGACTGCCCAGAGCGCTCGCCGCAACGATAAAATCAAAACCACATACTGCCGCAAGTGGATCGTTTCCTAAACCCATGGTTGCTCAACTCACTGCCCCGACCACCCAGCGCGACTGGCAACCCATCATTCGCGCCCTCGAAAAAGCCGTCGGCAAAAACCAGGTCGTGCGCCGCAAAGAAGAGTTGTTGGTATACGAATGTGACGGCCTCGCCAGCTATCGCCAGCGGCCCCCGGTAGTTGTGTTGCCCCGCACCACAGAGCAAGTCGCCGCCGCCATCAAGGTTTGTCACCAGTTTGAGGTGCCCTTTGTGCCTCGGGGGGCAGGCACGGGCTTATCTGGTGGGGCGCTGCCCGTTGAGGATGCGGTGCTGATCGTCACCGCCACGATGCGGCAAATTTTGGACATTGACTATGACAACCAGCGAGTCGTCGTGCAGCCGGGAGTCATTAATAACTGGGTCACCGAGGCCGTCAGCGGTGCCGGATTTTATTATGCGCCCGACCCTTCGAGCCAGAGTGTGTGTAGCGTGGGCGGCAATGTGGCCGAAAATTCCGGCGGCGTCCACTGCTTGAAATATGGCGTGACGACTAACCACATTCTCGGCGTGAAGCTGGTGCTGCCGGATGGCGAAATTGTGGACGTCGGTGGTGCCGTGGGCGAGCAACCCGGTTACGACCTGGTGGGGTTGATTGTCGGTTCTGAAGGCACCCTGGGCATCGTCACAGAAATCACCCTGCGGATTCTCAAAGCGCCGGAAACGATTAATGTGCTGCTGGCAGACTTCACCAGCGTAGAAGCGGCGGGGGCCACCGTTTCTGACGTCATCAGTGCGGGCATCATTCCTGCTGGGATGGAAATGATGGATAACTTTAGCCTCAACGCCGTGGAAGACGTGGTGAAAACGGACTGTTATCCCCGTGATGCCGAGGCGATTTTGCTGATCGAAATCGATGGCTTGCCTGCGGAGGTCGCTGCGAGCCGCGATCGCATCACCGCCATTTGCCAACAAAACGGTGCGCGCAACGTGACCATTGCTGCCGACCCGGTCGACCGTCTGCGCCTCTGGAAAGGTCGCAAAGCCGCTTTTGCCGCCATGGGTAAACTCAGCCCCGATTACTACGTGCAAGACGGCGTGATTCCGCGCACGCAGTTGCCCTATGTGTTGCAGGAAATTGCTGCCCTGGGCGAAAAGCATGGCTACCGCGTCGCCAACGTGTTTCACGCTGGGGATGGCAACCTACATCCCCTCATCCTCTTTGACAACAAAGTGCCTGGCCAGTTAGAAGCCGTGGAAGAACTGGGCGGCGACATTCTCAAGTTGTGCGTCAAAGTGGGCGGCAGCATCTCCGGTGAGCACGGCATTGGGGCCGATAAGCGTTGCTACATGCCGGATATGTTTTCCCCTGCCGACCTGGAAACCATGTGCTGGGTCCGCGCCAGTTGGAATCCTCAAGGGCTGGCGAATCCCACCAAGATGTTTCCCACCCCTCGTACCTGTGGCGAAGCCGCGCGATCGCCTCTATCCCCTGGATTAGAAAACGTCGAGCGGTTTTAGGCGCAACGGTTGGTCAGTTCAAGGAAAGCCGTACCGTTACGATGGGTCATCGGGGGCGG harbors:
- the glcD gene encoding glycolate oxidase subunit GlcD — its product is MVAQLTAPTTQRDWQPIIRALEKAVGKNQVVRRKEELLVYECDGLASYRQRPPVVVLPRTTEQVAAAIKVCHQFEVPFVPRGAGTGLSGGALPVEDAVLIVTATMRQILDIDYDNQRVVVQPGVINNWVTEAVSGAGFYYAPDPSSQSVCSVGGNVAENSGGVHCLKYGVTTNHILGVKLVLPDGEIVDVGGAVGEQPGYDLVGLIVGSEGTLGIVTEITLRILKAPETINVLLADFTSVEAAGATVSDVISAGIIPAGMEMMDNFSLNAVEDVVKTDCYPRDAEAILLIEIDGLPAEVAASRDRITAICQQNGARNVTIAADPVDRLRLWKGRKAAFAAMGKLSPDYYVQDGVIPRTQLPYVLQEIAALGEKHGYRVANVFHAGDGNLHPLILFDNKVPGQLEAVEELGGDILKLCVKVGGSISGEHGIGADKRCYMPDMFSPADLETMCWVRASWNPQGLANPTKMFPTPRTCGEAARSPLSPGLENVERF
- a CDS encoding glucokinase, with translation MRYLLAGDIGGTKTILRLVGADAAHLQTCYEREYVSKDFPDLVPMVETFLATAQEQGADFGKPTRACFAIAGPVVNNASKLTNLTWNLDGDRLARDLELEATELINDFAAIGYGVLGLEPDDLHTLQAGTPDDQAPIAIIGAGTGLGQGFLIKQGEMFRVFPSEGGHADFAPRSELEFQLLKYLLDKHQITRVSAERVVSGQGVVAIYQFLRDRGIAHGTAELAEVVETWEREAGQTKTVDPAAAISQAAQQGTDSLAVQTMNLFVGAYGAEAGNLALKLLPYGGLYVAGGIAAKNLSLMTAGSFLDAFIHKGRVSKLLEAVPVHIVLNPQVGLIGAARRAAGL